A DNA window from Ostrea edulis chromosome 5, xbOstEdul1.1, whole genome shotgun sequence contains the following coding sequences:
- the LOC125650266 gene encoding ceramide transfer protein-like, whose protein sequence is MAEERTDVLSLTDDEENEDSDFESSLPEFQDSLSKWTNYLHGWQDRFIVLKDGTLSYYKSENDTSYGCRGAVSLSKATVTPHQFDDCRFDVGVNDSVWYLRAKDEEERQKWINAIELHKQAESGYGSENNLRRHGSLMSLTSACSLSTTSTSSFKRGRGLSEKVAEMETFRDILCRQIDTLQGYFDSCASAVSHGAVQELHEDDIGDPDDPHDSSCGSDHQGQIFHSPKGKDLASILQQHGGHAVDFKGEALTFKATTMGIIHTLTHCIELMAQREEAWKKRVEKEVERRKKFEEAYKSASLERGKQKLIIGGPDFEEGPNSQMKEEEFYDAVDAGLDKLDEKYNEMMTEKASTPAHPKIALSPQHPLYTEINQLVDNHLKRMDEKTEGGEDTWQVIAEELDLKVYKRELEVDGVVIDPLKASYVVKGITGHEVCHYFWSIDVRLDWDATLESSVCTDWLAEDTFISHNVIKRVWPASQRDALFWSHVRHVTGKNDEDPDRWIVVNYSTEDTKIPNKYVRVKMNVAMICETIIDPPADGNISRDDIKCKISYTAEVNPGGWAPASVLRAVYKREYPKFLKRFTGYVKDTVKDKPILF, encoded by the exons ATGGCCGAAGAACGCACGGATGTGCTTAGTCTCACGGACGACGAAGAAAACGAAGATTCGGACTTCGAATCTTCATTGCCAGAGTTCCAAGACAGTCTGAGCAAATGGACGAATTATTTACACGGTTGGCAAGATCGATTTATCGTTCTAAAGGATGGAACGCTCAGTTATTATAAATCAGAAAATGACACATCGTATGGATGTAGAGGTGCTGTCAGTCTTTCGAAGGCAACAGTAACG CCCCACCAGTTTGATGATTGTCGATTTGACGTGGGAGTTAATGACAGTGTTTGGTATCTGAGAGCCAAGGATGAAGAGGAACGTCAGAAATGGATTAATGCCATTGAACTGCACAAG CAAGCTGAATCGGGATATGGTAGTGAAAACAATTTGCGTCGCCATGGATCTCTCATGTCACTTACATCAGCATGTAGTCTGTCCACCACATCCACTTCCTCTTTTAAA AGAGGGCGTGGTCTGTCAGAGAAGGTGGCAGAGATGGAAACATTCCGAGATATCCTGTGCCGTCAGATCGACACACTACAGGGATACTTTGACAGCTGTGCTTCTGCGGTATCGCATGGGGCTGTCCAAGAAT TACATGAAGATGACATCGGGGATCCAGACGACCCCCATGACTCCTCATGTGGATCAGATCATCAAGGTCAAATATTCCATAGTCCTAAGGGCAAAGATTTAG CATCAATTTTACAACAACATGGGGGCCATGCAGTGGATTTCAAAGGGGAAGCTCTGACATTTAAGGCCACCACTATGGGGATTATACACACCCTGACTCATTGTATTGAGCTGATGGCACAGCGGGAGGAGGCTTGGAAGAAGCGGGTGGAAAAG GAGGTGGAACGAAGAAAGAAGTTTGAAGAGGCTTACAAGTCAGCATCCTTAGAGAGAGGAAAGCAGAAACTCATCATAGGGGGCCCAGATTTCGAG GAGGGTCCCAACTCCCAGATGAAAGAGGAAGAATTTTATGATGCTGTTGATGCAGGATTAGACAAATTAGATGAAAAGTATAATGAAATGATG ACTGAGAAAGCTTCAACACCTGCTCACCCCAAGATAGCTCTGAGTCCACAACATCCATTATATACTGAG ATTAATCAGTTGGTGGATAACCACCTTAAAAGGATGGACGAGAAGACGGAGGGAGGCGAGGACACCTGGCAGGTGATTGCAGAGGAACTAGACCTCAAGGTGTACAAACGAGAACTGGAGGTTGACGGTGTGGTCATCGACCCTCTGAAAGCATCTTACGTTGTCAAG GGAATTACTGGCCATGAAGTTTGTCATTACTTTTGGAGCATAGATGTACGATTGGATTGGGatg CCACCCTTGAGTCCAGTGTGTGTACTGATTGGTTGGCAGAAGACACATTCATCAGTCACAATGTCATCAAGAGAGTGTGGCCAGCTTCACAGAGAGATGCCCTCTTCTGGTCCCACGTTCGTCATGTGACTGGGAAAAACGACGAGGATCCAGACAGGTGGATTGTGGTTAATTATTCAACAGAGGACACCAAAATTCCT AACAAGTATGTACGAGTGAAAATGAATGTCGCCATGATATGTGAAACCATCATCGATCCACCAGCAGACGGCAATATCAGTCGAGATGACATCAAGTGCAAAATCAGCTACACTGCTGAGG TTAACCCTGGTGGCTGGGCTCCAGCATCCGTTTTGAGAGCAGTGTACAAACGAGAGTATCCCAAGTTCCTCAAACGATTCACCGGCTATGTCAAGGACACTGTCAAAGATAAACCTATCTTATTCTGA